One genomic region from Arthrobacter sp. FB24 encodes:
- a CDS encoding sensor histidine kinase gives MTHDPFRDFHALGLAGCIDKLTTPLRRTGTSVRWQTPHHGIEIPAACAALLYHSAKETLSNAFKHAHATQLTLRLAAVNHGIRLHITDNGLGFDSQRPTGKQGGYGLRLMTIAVHEAGGTIVVDSPPGNGTRVTITLPLD, from the coding sequence ATGACCCACGATCCTTTCAGGGATTTTCATGCCCTGGGACTGGCCGGGTGTATCGACAAGCTGACCACTCCCCTGCGCAGGACAGGAACATCTGTCCGGTGGCAAACACCGCACCATGGCATCGAAATACCAGCAGCCTGCGCCGCGCTGCTCTATCACTCCGCGAAGGAAACCCTCAGCAACGCGTTCAAGCATGCCCACGCCACCCAGCTGACCCTCCGCCTTGCCGCCGTTAACCACGGCATCCGGCTGCACATCACGGACAACGGGCTCGGATTCGATAGCCAGCGCCCGACCGGAAAACAAGGCGGGTACGGCCTACGCCTCATGACCATCGCCGTGCACGAAGCCGGTGGCACCATCGTCGTTGACTCCCCACCCGGCAACGGCACACGAGTAACCATCACCCTTCCCCTCGACTAA
- a CDS encoding sensor domain-containing phosphodiesterase, protein MALIVAAAAVVGAIRYVRADHGDKEGHQHAAELIDTVLCTSREWLWTVDDRDIFTFSSRASASLLGYEPAELIGQPTTTVVAQEDSDRARSSILASQEPDSPSSVITVRCRHRDGSPVWVETSCRPRFTAGGEPAGFEGTSRLLTSASAQEAAATRSRELITEIITGQGLLAAFQPIHDLETGRIIGVEALSRFVSEESFSAEHWFAEASAIGLGAELEFAALQTALKAAEDLPLPLYIALNISPAACLDPRLPGLLENSGVALGRLVLELTERLPVEEYGLLAAALDPLRQCGLRLAVDDAGSGFASMRHILHLRPDIIKLDRSLIAGIDADTGQYALGAAMVEFARRIQASLVAEGIETHAELTAVMGLGMSSGQGYFLGRPSIQRREWDSWFDQDALTGPHEITSPART, encoded by the coding sequence GTGGCACTGATCGTGGCCGCTGCCGCGGTCGTCGGAGCCATCCGCTACGTCCGGGCTGACCACGGGGATAAGGAAGGCCACCAGCACGCCGCGGAGCTGATCGATACGGTCCTGTGCACCAGCCGGGAATGGCTCTGGACTGTGGACGACCGCGACATCTTCACATTCTCAAGCCGGGCCAGCGCGTCGTTGCTGGGCTATGAGCCGGCCGAACTCATCGGGCAACCGACCACGACGGTGGTGGCACAGGAGGACTCGGACCGGGCACGTTCGTCAATTCTGGCATCGCAGGAACCTGACAGCCCATCCTCCGTTATCACCGTCCGTTGCCGGCACCGGGATGGCAGCCCGGTCTGGGTGGAAACATCCTGCAGGCCCCGCTTCACTGCCGGCGGTGAACCCGCCGGGTTCGAGGGGACCAGCCGTCTCCTGACATCCGCTTCCGCGCAGGAGGCCGCTGCCACGCGCAGCAGGGAACTCATCACGGAAATCATTACCGGGCAGGGCCTGCTGGCGGCGTTCCAGCCGATCCACGATTTGGAAACCGGGCGAATTATCGGTGTCGAAGCGCTTTCCCGATTCGTTAGCGAGGAAAGCTTCAGCGCCGAGCACTGGTTCGCGGAGGCCTCGGCAATCGGGTTGGGGGCGGAGCTTGAATTCGCGGCGTTGCAGACAGCGCTCAAGGCAGCTGAAGACCTTCCCCTGCCCCTCTATATAGCTCTGAACATCTCCCCGGCTGCCTGCCTGGACCCGCGCCTGCCGGGCCTCCTGGAGAACTCCGGGGTAGCGCTGGGCCGGCTGGTGCTTGAACTCACCGAACGGCTTCCCGTTGAGGAGTACGGGCTCCTGGCCGCGGCGTTGGATCCCCTTCGGCAGTGTGGGCTGCGCCTTGCTGTAGATGATGCGGGGTCCGGCTTCGCCTCCATGCGCCATATCCTTCATCTCCGGCCGGACATCATCAAGCTCGACCGCAGCCTCATCGCCGGCATTGACGCGGACACCGGCCAATATGCCCTCGGCGCCGCGATGGTCGAATTCGCCCGACGGATCCAAGCCAGCCTGGTGGCGGAAGGCATCGAGACACACGCCGAGCTGACCGCTGTCATGGGCCTTGGGATGTCCTCCGGCCAAGGGTACTTCCTCGGCCGGCCCTCCATTCAGCGCAGGGAGTGGGATTCGTGGTTTGATCAAGACGCGCTCACCGGGCCCCACGAGATAACGTCACCGGCACGAACATGA
- a CDS encoding Hpt domain-containing protein — MSIASSGVEGSDRVPSGNTSFGDPPEQGTDAQADPPWLDPEVLLDMEDQLGGPAIPLAFARDYARLWDQRQRALVVAIEDEDRDAALDAVISVKVSSAMVGGARMSRLAESLETCIRNGDFPAGRALLDTFAGYGAATVNELRTRYITKAI, encoded by the coding sequence ATGTCCATTGCATCCTCAGGAGTCGAAGGCTCGGACCGTGTTCCATCCGGGAACACGTCCTTCGGCGACCCTCCGGAGCAGGGTACGGACGCGCAGGCCGATCCGCCGTGGCTGGATCCCGAGGTCCTCCTGGACATGGAGGACCAGTTAGGCGGCCCGGCAATCCCTTTGGCTTTTGCGCGTGACTATGCCCGGCTGTGGGACCAGCGGCAACGTGCCTTGGTGGTCGCAATAGAGGACGAGGACCGCGACGCCGCCCTTGATGCGGTGATCAGCGTGAAAGTCTCCTCGGCCATGGTGGGAGGGGCGCGGATGTCCCGGCTCGCGGAGTCCCTGGAGACTTGCATCCGAAACGGGGACTTCCCCGCGGGACGGGCGCTGCTGGACACGTTTGCCGGCTACGGCGCGGCCACAGTGAACGAATTACGGACGCGCTACATCACGAAGGCAATCTAG
- a CDS encoding response regulator transcription factor: MSDLGVAVVIEDDADVRNLLHAVFLQAGFVVHSASSGREGVGVVRDNQPNVVTLDIGLPDIDGFEVLRRIRQFSTAYVVMLTGRTDEPDLLTALHGGADDYITKPFRPLELRARISALMRRPRQDTFGGEPAASADRPAAFEAPGTLRHNSLALNAASRTAALDGAPVELTRSEFDLLLELMRGAGAVRSRSELVRVVRGDYYSEDAYISEADERAVEVHIGNLRRKLRDNAEEPRWLQTVRGVGYRLAPERAERTAGPS; the protein is encoded by the coding sequence GTGAGCGATTTAGGCGTGGCTGTCGTCATTGAGGACGACGCCGACGTACGCAATTTATTGCATGCTGTTTTCCTTCAAGCGGGATTTGTTGTCCACAGTGCCTCCTCCGGCCGGGAGGGGGTGGGCGTTGTGAGGGATAACCAGCCCAATGTCGTGACGCTGGATATCGGCCTGCCGGATATTGACGGGTTCGAGGTTTTGCGGCGGATCCGGCAGTTCAGCACCGCGTATGTCGTGATGCTCACCGGCAGGACTGACGAGCCTGACCTGTTGACCGCCCTTCATGGCGGAGCCGATGACTACATCACCAAACCGTTCCGCCCGCTGGAGCTTCGTGCCAGGATCTCGGCCCTGATGCGCCGTCCACGGCAGGACACCTTCGGCGGCGAGCCGGCCGCATCGGCGGACCGGCCCGCGGCTTTCGAAGCGCCGGGCACGCTACGGCATAATAGCCTCGCGCTGAACGCCGCGAGCCGGACAGCGGCCCTTGACGGGGCCCCTGTTGAGTTGACCCGCAGCGAATTTGACCTCCTTCTTGAGTTAATGCGCGGAGCCGGAGCAGTCCGGTCCAGGTCTGAACTGGTTCGGGTTGTGCGTGGTGACTACTACAGCGAGGATGCCTATATCAGCGAAGCCGATGAGCGGGCGGTTGAGGTCCATATCGGCAATCTTCGCCGCAAACTCCGGGACAACGCGGAAGAGCCACGCTGGCTGCAGACTGTCCGCGGTGTGGGGTACCGGCTGGCGCCGGAAAGAGCGGAACGGACCGCCGGACCGTCATAG
- a CDS encoding sensor histidine kinase, which produces MGTGTSTNIAAGAQEESLTTDLAHHVRNKYFGDLTQRRSMLLSQLPLTVALLLVTAILAVVSPHILGTTSFRSALFLALAILALCAFLPWNLLPPGSFVVVPLLDFVVVALAREVAADSVTSLGLLLVFPVIWLAAALGRNGVLLSAVGAVMVVAVPLLVGVSATPADVVRPFLLPAIMTVIALAVHILVSSIASQEARLKAKDAELRRSYEVSLERQRLLDTMLETVGVGVHAVDAAGRDILMNEQHRRNRSLAAPTGEPETAEPDLNILANDGITPVPAEYRPVARATLGQSFSDYLIRVGAPPNQRVLSSTARAMKDRDGNFAGSVLAFGDVTDLVNALALKDDFVANISHEFRTPLMSILGYLDLVLDGEEETAGQHELFLGMAQNNAEKLLNLVSGLLTVSSDSMGVHPQRMDLGDLVRKCVVSAKPRADGRWVTIVNEVSRAFWITADPERLAQVLDNLLTNAIKYSQPGDVVTVRAWETNDQACFSVTDTGMGISEQDLPHIFTRYYRSSRVRESAMPGVGLGLGIVKRIVENHGGSATVTSKPDLGSTFTVSLPRARQDQDPQQCPAEGPANVDTERAH; this is translated from the coding sequence ATGGGAACAGGAACATCGACCAACATTGCAGCGGGAGCACAGGAAGAGTCTCTCACCACGGATCTTGCCCATCACGTGCGAAATAAATACTTCGGTGACCTTACCCAGCGGCGAAGCATGCTGCTCAGCCAACTTCCGCTGACTGTGGCGCTCCTGTTGGTCACTGCCATTCTGGCGGTCGTTAGCCCGCACATTCTCGGCACTACTTCGTTTCGGTCGGCTTTATTCCTGGCCCTGGCCATTCTGGCCCTGTGTGCCTTCCTTCCGTGGAATCTCCTGCCCCCGGGAAGCTTCGTGGTTGTGCCGCTGCTGGATTTTGTGGTCGTTGCACTGGCGCGTGAGGTCGCTGCCGACTCCGTCACAAGCCTGGGGCTTCTTCTGGTGTTTCCGGTTATCTGGCTGGCAGCCGCCTTAGGCAGAAACGGTGTGCTCCTAAGTGCCGTGGGAGCGGTCATGGTCGTCGCGGTGCCGCTGCTTGTCGGAGTTTCCGCCACCCCGGCCGATGTCGTGCGTCCCTTCCTGCTCCCGGCGATCATGACGGTCATTGCCTTGGCGGTCCATATATTGGTGAGCAGCATCGCCAGTCAGGAAGCACGGCTGAAGGCGAAGGACGCAGAGCTTCGCAGGTCTTATGAGGTAAGCCTGGAACGGCAGCGGTTGTTGGACACCATGCTGGAAACGGTGGGGGTGGGCGTACATGCCGTGGATGCCGCGGGCCGCGACATTTTGATGAACGAGCAGCATCGCCGCAACCGCTCGCTGGCCGCCCCGACGGGCGAGCCCGAAACCGCCGAGCCGGATCTGAATATCCTTGCAAACGACGGTATTACCCCCGTTCCCGCTGAGTACCGTCCCGTCGCGCGCGCGACCCTTGGCCAGTCCTTTTCGGACTACCTCATCCGCGTCGGTGCCCCGCCAAATCAGCGTGTTCTGTCCTCGACGGCACGGGCAATGAAGGACAGGGACGGAAACTTCGCGGGATCAGTCCTGGCATTCGGCGACGTTACTGACCTGGTGAACGCGCTTGCCCTCAAGGACGACTTCGTGGCCAATATTTCGCATGAATTCCGGACTCCGCTGATGTCCATACTCGGCTACCTGGATCTGGTGCTGGATGGCGAGGAGGAAACCGCGGGGCAGCATGAACTGTTTCTGGGGATGGCCCAAAATAATGCTGAGAAGCTGCTGAACCTGGTGTCGGGGCTGCTCACCGTCTCGTCAGATTCAATGGGCGTCCACCCCCAAAGAATGGATCTGGGGGATCTGGTTCGAAAGTGTGTTGTCTCAGCGAAGCCGCGGGCTGACGGCCGGTGGGTGACAATCGTGAATGAAGTCTCCCGGGCTTTCTGGATCACCGCTGACCCGGAAAGGCTTGCCCAGGTTTTGGACAACCTCCTGACGAACGCCATTAAGTACTCCCAGCCAGGGGATGTCGTGACCGTTCGGGCCTGGGAGACCAACGACCAGGCCTGCTTTTCAGTCACCGACACAGGCATGGGCATCAGCGAACAAGACCTCCCCCACATCTTCACCCGTTACTACAGGTCCAGTCGCGTTCGGGAATCTGCAATGCCCGGCGTTGGGTTGGGACTGGGCATCGTGAAACGAATCGTGGAAAACCACGGCGGCAGCGCCACTGTAACCAGCAAACCAGACCTGGGCAGCACATTCACCGTGAGCCTTCCCAGGGCACGCCAAGACCAGGATCCTCAACAGTGTCCCGCGGAGGGACCAGCCAATGTGGACACCGAACGAGCACATTGA